A part of Daphnia pulex isolate KAP4 chromosome 6, ASM2113471v1 genomic DNA contains:
- the LOC124195400 gene encoding F-box only protein 21-like isoform X9: MRFQSIYFTPNQKLLEHTRIHIAKRMWKQVDSLLHGAVLISQWGLMEEQYLISYDDVVQVLENITDRVRQIIAEESLNPDTSTDKNKTAMEMLNVINQVLYKELGLQKYVLHKNSVNFATVMFCIEKVLEMRVGVPLILAIIYYEVAKRMGILCELVYSPKIFRSFKEFSSTPHSFLLRWNEFSEDDDLNCTYYYNDPCNGGASHRPPGNYSTVPVKNVCMGLVENLLSVNVLDWQNQLHFYRLACIIDPNQASLVQKYAKLSKLHGEQLEEAIQLLKKVDGFMNNQAIQSLIRDCSAKLNKAQAQNAKEKENIKRRFPLVKYAVGLIMMHKKINVNGLQMDRLVVIHAWYYRPRQPVIYNVLFNNGNICDVKEGELELHPAPAAIKHPEIGKYFERFDGRRYIPNAEMKVQYPEDDSVALSLLQKGDESTNQAVCSIIQTKNRLLHMQVKISWSGPLTHRRVSFQVRWIARLSLYFVARCRLHSGAMINMRSGWNGELYHRGLISVISLTSKLRYIILYFTSYLCQFRFDIY; the protein is encoded by the exons ATGAGATTTCAAAGCATTTATTTCACCCCCAATC AGAAACTACTGGAACATACACGAATACACATTGCAAAGAGAATGTGGAAACAAGTAGATTCTCTGTTGCATGGAGCCGTACTTATCTCTCAGTGGGGTTTAATGGAAGAGCAATATCTAATTAGTTATGATGATGTTGTTCAAGTCCTAGAAAACATCACTGATCGAGTCAGACAGATTATTGCTGAAGAGAGCCTAAACCCTGATACAAGTACTGACAAGAACAAAACAGCAATGGAGATGTTGAATGTCATAAACCAAGTGTTATACAAAGAGCTGGGTTTACAGAAGTATGTCCTCCATAAAAATTCTGTAAATTTTGCAACTGTTATGTTTTGCATTGAAAAG GTTCTTGAGATGAGAGTGGGAGTACCACTCATCCTGGCCATCATCTACTATGAGGTGGCAAAGAGAATGGGAATTCTGTGCGAACTTGTTTACTCCCCTAAAATATTCCGCTCGTTTAAGGAATTTTCGTCCACTCCTCATTCATTTCTTCTCAGATGGAATGAGTTTTCTGA AGATGACGATCTAAATTGCACTTACTACTACAACGATCCTTGTAATGGGGGTGCTTCACATCGACCGCCTGGAAATTACTCGACCGTTCCAGTGAAAAACGTTTGCATGGGTTTGGTGGAGAATTTGCTATCAGTTAATGTTCTGGATTGGCAAAATCAACTCCATTTTTATCGATTGGCTTGCATAATTGATCCCAATCAGGCTAGCTTAGTCCAAAAATACGCCAAATTAAGCAAACTTCACGGTGAACAACTGGAAGAGGCAATTCAGCTTCTCAAgaaa GTTGACGGGTTTATGAATAATCAAGCTATTCAGTCATTAATAAGAGATTGCAGCGCAAAGTTAAACAAGGCTCAAGCCCAGAACGCCAAGGAAAAG gAAAATATCAAACGGAGATTTCCGCTAGTTAAATATGCTGTCGGACTAATCATGatgcacaaaaaaataaacgtgaATGGGCTACAAATGGATCGGTTGGTCGTTATTCACGCGTGGTACTACCGTCCTCGTCAACCAGTCATCTACAATGTCTTGTTTAACAATGGAAACATTTGCGATGTTAAAGaag GCGAATTGGAACTTCatcctgctcctgctgccaTCAAACATCCGGAAATTGGCAAATACTTTGAACGTTTCGACGGCCGAAGGTACATCCCGAACGCCGAAATGAAAGTACAATATCCAGAGGACGATTCTGTTGCTCTATCTTTGCTTCAGAAAGGGGACGAAAGTACCAATCAA GCAGTATGCAGTATTATCCAAACGAAAAACCGACTTCTTCATATGCAAGTTAAAATTAG TTGGAGTGGACCGCTGACACATAGACGTGTCTCGTTCCAAGTTAGATGGATAGCGCGTCTTAGTTTATATTTCGTCGCACGTTGCAGATTGCATTCCGGTGCTATGATCAATATGCGCAGTGGATGGAATGGAGAACTATATCACCGAGGACTGATAAGTGTTATATCATTAACAAGTAAGCTACGGTACATCATATTATATTTTACGAGTTATTTGTGTCAATTTCGTTTTGACATTTATTAA
- the LOC124195400 gene encoding F-box only protein 21-like isoform X4: MANLLTISPFSCFSDEVLCLIFEFITSTYDLKNIMLACRRFHNLIRKRNKLWKLRLNVEKEVLDTLVSISSLSFPNGKPPLKVMDNFIVGKHPLELFEDEISKHLFHPQSKENLTFKFYAEKLLEHTRIHIAKRMWKQVDSLLHGAVLISQWGLMEEQYLISYDDVVQVLENITDRVRQIIAEESLNPDTSTDKNKTAMEMLNVINQVLYKELGLQKYVLHKNSVNFATVMFCIEKVLEMRVGVPLILAIIYYEVAKRMGILCELVYSPKIFRSFKEFSSTPHSFLLRWNEFSEDDDLNCTYYYNDPCNGGASHRPPGNYSTVPVKNVCMGLVENLLSVNVLDWQNQLHFYRLACIIDPNQASLVQKYAKLSKLHGEQLEEAIQLLKKVDGFMNNQAIQSLIRDCSAKLNKAQAQNAKEKENIKRRFPLVKYAVGLIMMHKKINVNGLQMDRLVVIHAWYYRPRQPVIYNVLFNNGNICDVKEGELELHPAPAAIKHPEIGKYFERFDGRRYIPNAEMKVQYPEDDSVALSLLQKGDESTNQAVCSIIQTKNRLLHMQVKIRLHSGAMINMRSGWNGELYHRGLISVISLTSYVIQHVIQHGNGLGYIGF; the protein is encoded by the exons ATGGCGAATTTACTGACCATTTCACCTTTTTCGTGCTTCTCTGATGAAGTTTTATGTCTGATTTTTGAGTTCATTACCTCCACatacgatttgaaaaatattatgtTAGCATGCCGAAGGTTCCATAACTTAATAAGAAAACGCAACAAGTTGTGGAAGTTAAGGCTCAATGTCGAAAAAGAAGTTCTAGATACTTTGGTAAGTATCTCCTCATTAAGTTTCCCAAATGGCAAACCACCTCTAAAAGTGATGGACAACTTCATTGTTGGTAAACATCCCCTTGAATTATTTGAAGATGAGATTTCAAAGCATTTATTTCACCCCCAATC AAAGGAAAATTTgactttcaaattttatgCAGAGAAACTACTGGAACATACACGAATACACATTGCAAAGAGAATGTGGAAACAAGTAGATTCTCTGTTGCATGGAGCCGTACTTATCTCTCAGTGGGGTTTAATGGAAGAGCAATATCTAATTAGTTATGATGATGTTGTTCAAGTCCTAGAAAACATCACTGATCGAGTCAGACAGATTATTGCTGAAGAGAGCCTAAACCCTGATACAAGTACTGACAAGAACAAAACAGCAATGGAGATGTTGAATGTCATAAACCAAGTGTTATACAAAGAGCTGGGTTTACAGAAGTATGTCCTCCATAAAAATTCTGTAAATTTTGCAACTGTTATGTTTTGCATTGAAAAG GTTCTTGAGATGAGAGTGGGAGTACCACTCATCCTGGCCATCATCTACTATGAGGTGGCAAAGAGAATGGGAATTCTGTGCGAACTTGTTTACTCCCCTAAAATATTCCGCTCGTTTAAGGAATTTTCGTCCACTCCTCATTCATTTCTTCTCAGATGGAATGAGTTTTCTGA AGATGACGATCTAAATTGCACTTACTACTACAACGATCCTTGTAATGGGGGTGCTTCACATCGACCGCCTGGAAATTACTCGACCGTTCCAGTGAAAAACGTTTGCATGGGTTTGGTGGAGAATTTGCTATCAGTTAATGTTCTGGATTGGCAAAATCAACTCCATTTTTATCGATTGGCTTGCATAATTGATCCCAATCAGGCTAGCTTAGTCCAAAAATACGCCAAATTAAGCAAACTTCACGGTGAACAACTGGAAGAGGCAATTCAGCTTCTCAAgaaa GTTGACGGGTTTATGAATAATCAAGCTATTCAGTCATTAATAAGAGATTGCAGCGCAAAGTTAAACAAGGCTCAAGCCCAGAACGCCAAGGAAAAG gAAAATATCAAACGGAGATTTCCGCTAGTTAAATATGCTGTCGGACTAATCATGatgcacaaaaaaataaacgtgaATGGGCTACAAATGGATCGGTTGGTCGTTATTCACGCGTGGTACTACCGTCCTCGTCAACCAGTCATCTACAATGTCTTGTTTAACAATGGAAACATTTGCGATGTTAAAGaag GCGAATTGGAACTTCatcctgctcctgctgccaTCAAACATCCGGAAATTGGCAAATACTTTGAACGTTTCGACGGCCGAAGGTACATCCCGAACGCCGAAATGAAAGTACAATATCCAGAGGACGATTCTGTTGCTCTATCTTTGCTTCAGAAAGGGGACGAAAGTACCAATCAA GCAGTATGCAGTATTATCCAAACGAAAAACCGACTTCTTCATATGCAAGTTAAAATTAG ATTGCATTCCGGTGCTATGATCAATATGCGCAGTGGATGGAATGGAGAACTATATCACCGAGGACTGATAAGTGTTATATCATTAACAA GTTATGTCATCCAACATGTCATCCAACATGGGAACGGGTTGGGCTATATTGGGTTCTGA
- the LOC124195400 gene encoding F-box only protein 21-like isoform X3, with the protein MANLLTISPFSCFSDEVLCLIFEFITSTYDLKNIMLACRRFHNLIRKRNKLWKLRLNVEKEVLDTLVSISSLSFPNGKPPLKVMDNFIVGKHPLELFEDEISKHLFHPQSKENLTFKFYAEKLLEHTRIHIAKRMWKQVDSLLHGAVLISQWGLMEEQYLISYDDVVQVLENITDRVRQIIAEESLNPDTSTDKNKTAMEMLNVINQVLYKELGLQKYVLHKNSVNFATVMFCIEKVLEMRVGVPLILAIIYYEVAKRMGILCELVYSPKIFRSFKEFSSTPHSFLLRWNEFSEDDDLNCTYYYNDPCNGGASHRPPGNYSTVPVKNVCMGLVENLLSVNVLDWQNQLHFYRLACIIDPNQASLVQKYAKLSKLHGEQLEEAIQLLKKVDGFMNNQAIQSLIRDCSAKLNKAQAQNAKEKENIKRRFPLVKYAVGLIMMHKKINVNGLQMDRLVVIHAWYYRPRQPVIYNVLFNNGNICDVKEGELELHPAPAAIKHPEIGKYFERFDGRRYIPNAEMKVQYPEDDSVALSLLQKGDESTNQAVCSIIQTKNRLLHMQVKIRLHSGAMINMRSGWNGELYHRGLISVISLTSKLRYIILYFTSYLCQFRFDIY; encoded by the exons ATGGCGAATTTACTGACCATTTCACCTTTTTCGTGCTTCTCTGATGAAGTTTTATGTCTGATTTTTGAGTTCATTACCTCCACatacgatttgaaaaatattatgtTAGCATGCCGAAGGTTCCATAACTTAATAAGAAAACGCAACAAGTTGTGGAAGTTAAGGCTCAATGTCGAAAAAGAAGTTCTAGATACTTTGGTAAGTATCTCCTCATTAAGTTTCCCAAATGGCAAACCACCTCTAAAAGTGATGGACAACTTCATTGTTGGTAAACATCCCCTTGAATTATTTGAAGATGAGATTTCAAAGCATTTATTTCACCCCCAATC AAAGGAAAATTTgactttcaaattttatgCAGAGAAACTACTGGAACATACACGAATACACATTGCAAAGAGAATGTGGAAACAAGTAGATTCTCTGTTGCATGGAGCCGTACTTATCTCTCAGTGGGGTTTAATGGAAGAGCAATATCTAATTAGTTATGATGATGTTGTTCAAGTCCTAGAAAACATCACTGATCGAGTCAGACAGATTATTGCTGAAGAGAGCCTAAACCCTGATACAAGTACTGACAAGAACAAAACAGCAATGGAGATGTTGAATGTCATAAACCAAGTGTTATACAAAGAGCTGGGTTTACAGAAGTATGTCCTCCATAAAAATTCTGTAAATTTTGCAACTGTTATGTTTTGCATTGAAAAG GTTCTTGAGATGAGAGTGGGAGTACCACTCATCCTGGCCATCATCTACTATGAGGTGGCAAAGAGAATGGGAATTCTGTGCGAACTTGTTTACTCCCCTAAAATATTCCGCTCGTTTAAGGAATTTTCGTCCACTCCTCATTCATTTCTTCTCAGATGGAATGAGTTTTCTGA AGATGACGATCTAAATTGCACTTACTACTACAACGATCCTTGTAATGGGGGTGCTTCACATCGACCGCCTGGAAATTACTCGACCGTTCCAGTGAAAAACGTTTGCATGGGTTTGGTGGAGAATTTGCTATCAGTTAATGTTCTGGATTGGCAAAATCAACTCCATTTTTATCGATTGGCTTGCATAATTGATCCCAATCAGGCTAGCTTAGTCCAAAAATACGCCAAATTAAGCAAACTTCACGGTGAACAACTGGAAGAGGCAATTCAGCTTCTCAAgaaa GTTGACGGGTTTATGAATAATCAAGCTATTCAGTCATTAATAAGAGATTGCAGCGCAAAGTTAAACAAGGCTCAAGCCCAGAACGCCAAGGAAAAG gAAAATATCAAACGGAGATTTCCGCTAGTTAAATATGCTGTCGGACTAATCATGatgcacaaaaaaataaacgtgaATGGGCTACAAATGGATCGGTTGGTCGTTATTCACGCGTGGTACTACCGTCCTCGTCAACCAGTCATCTACAATGTCTTGTTTAACAATGGAAACATTTGCGATGTTAAAGaag GCGAATTGGAACTTCatcctgctcctgctgccaTCAAACATCCGGAAATTGGCAAATACTTTGAACGTTTCGACGGCCGAAGGTACATCCCGAACGCCGAAATGAAAGTACAATATCCAGAGGACGATTCTGTTGCTCTATCTTTGCTTCAGAAAGGGGACGAAAGTACCAATCAA GCAGTATGCAGTATTATCCAAACGAAAAACCGACTTCTTCATATGCAAGTTAAAATTAG ATTGCATTCCGGTGCTATGATCAATATGCGCAGTGGATGGAATGGAGAACTATATCACCGAGGACTGATAAGTGTTATATCATTAACAAGTAAGCTACGGTACATCATATTATATTTTACGAGTTATTTGTGTCAATTTCGTTTTGACATTTATTAA
- the LOC124195400 gene encoding F-box only protein 21-like isoform X8 → MANLLTISPFSCFSDEVLCLIFEFITSTYDLKNIMLACRRFHNLIRKRNKLWKLRLNVEKEVLDTLVSISSLSFPNGKPPLKVMDNFIVGKHPLELFEDEISKHLFHPQSKENLTFKFYAEKLLEHTRIHIAKRMWKQVDSLLHGAVLISQWGLMEEQYLISYDDVVQVLENITDRVRQIIAEESLNPDTSTDKNKTAMEMLNVINQVLYKELGLQKYVLHKNSVNFATVMFCIEKVLEMRVGVPLILAIIYYEVAKRMGILCELVYSPKIFRSFKEFSSTPHSFLLRWNEFSEDDDLNCTYYYNDPCNGGASHRPPGNYSTVPVKNVCMGLVENLLSVNVLDWQNQLHFYRLACIIDPNQASLVQKYAKLSKLHGEQLEEAIQLLKKVDGFMNNQAIQSLIRDCSAKLNKAQAQNAKEKENIKRRFPLVKYAVGLIMMHKKINVNGLQMDRLVVIHAWYYRPRQPVIYNVLFNNGNICDVKEGELELHPAPAAIKHPEIGKYFERFDGRRYIPNAEMKVQYPEDDSVALSLLQKGDESTNQKGK, encoded by the exons ATGGCGAATTTACTGACCATTTCACCTTTTTCGTGCTTCTCTGATGAAGTTTTATGTCTGATTTTTGAGTTCATTACCTCCACatacgatttgaaaaatattatgtTAGCATGCCGAAGGTTCCATAACTTAATAAGAAAACGCAACAAGTTGTGGAAGTTAAGGCTCAATGTCGAAAAAGAAGTTCTAGATACTTTGGTAAGTATCTCCTCATTAAGTTTCCCAAATGGCAAACCACCTCTAAAAGTGATGGACAACTTCATTGTTGGTAAACATCCCCTTGAATTATTTGAAGATGAGATTTCAAAGCATTTATTTCACCCCCAATC AAAGGAAAATTTgactttcaaattttatgCAGAGAAACTACTGGAACATACACGAATACACATTGCAAAGAGAATGTGGAAACAAGTAGATTCTCTGTTGCATGGAGCCGTACTTATCTCTCAGTGGGGTTTAATGGAAGAGCAATATCTAATTAGTTATGATGATGTTGTTCAAGTCCTAGAAAACATCACTGATCGAGTCAGACAGATTATTGCTGAAGAGAGCCTAAACCCTGATACAAGTACTGACAAGAACAAAACAGCAATGGAGATGTTGAATGTCATAAACCAAGTGTTATACAAAGAGCTGGGTTTACAGAAGTATGTCCTCCATAAAAATTCTGTAAATTTTGCAACTGTTATGTTTTGCATTGAAAAG GTTCTTGAGATGAGAGTGGGAGTACCACTCATCCTGGCCATCATCTACTATGAGGTGGCAAAGAGAATGGGAATTCTGTGCGAACTTGTTTACTCCCCTAAAATATTCCGCTCGTTTAAGGAATTTTCGTCCACTCCTCATTCATTTCTTCTCAGATGGAATGAGTTTTCTGA AGATGACGATCTAAATTGCACTTACTACTACAACGATCCTTGTAATGGGGGTGCTTCACATCGACCGCCTGGAAATTACTCGACCGTTCCAGTGAAAAACGTTTGCATGGGTTTGGTGGAGAATTTGCTATCAGTTAATGTTCTGGATTGGCAAAATCAACTCCATTTTTATCGATTGGCTTGCATAATTGATCCCAATCAGGCTAGCTTAGTCCAAAAATACGCCAAATTAAGCAAACTTCACGGTGAACAACTGGAAGAGGCAATTCAGCTTCTCAAgaaa GTTGACGGGTTTATGAATAATCAAGCTATTCAGTCATTAATAAGAGATTGCAGCGCAAAGTTAAACAAGGCTCAAGCCCAGAACGCCAAGGAAAAG gAAAATATCAAACGGAGATTTCCGCTAGTTAAATATGCTGTCGGACTAATCATGatgcacaaaaaaataaacgtgaATGGGCTACAAATGGATCGGTTGGTCGTTATTCACGCGTGGTACTACCGTCCTCGTCAACCAGTCATCTACAATGTCTTGTTTAACAATGGAAACATTTGCGATGTTAAAGaag GCGAATTGGAACTTCatcctgctcctgctgccaTCAAACATCCGGAAATTGGCAAATACTTTGAACGTTTCGACGGCCGAAGGTACATCCCGAACGCCGAAATGAAAGTACAATATCCAGAGGACGATTCTGTTGCTCTATCTTTGCTTCAGAAAGGGGACGAAAGTACCAATCAA AAGGGAAAGTGA